Genomic window (Eubalaena glacialis isolate mEubGla1 chromosome X, mEubGla1.1.hap2.+ XY, whole genome shotgun sequence):
AAGAACACAAAAATAGCAGCACATGCTCACTGGCTAATTCAACTCCTTAGCCAGCCACTCATCACACTGGCCCTGATACAATCCCTGCTGGTTCACTAAGACTGGAATACTTCCTAAAGCATTTggggttttggttttgtgtttattctccagtcacacagctaacaagcCTCTATCTTACATAGCTGTGGTTTATTTTTTCACAATAAATTTTCCATTTATGTACTTTTATATGTGAATTAATATTTCAGTCTTCTTGTTCTTGACcttctaatttgcattttctcagaACATGagttaaacttttttctttttcactatttcattttatgtattttctgtaGGTTCAAATCCCTcactgaaggaaacaagagcatgTGGTCCTTCCTTCTGCCATCTCAGAAACTATCGTTCTGCAACTGAATATATCAGGTTTTAAAAAGCACACTGGAAAAAGCTAAAATCTTCCATTGCTACTATTAGCTGAAAGAGCAAAAAAATAATGCCCTTGATACATTAATTAGCAATAATAATAGTTGCAGTAGATGATCTCAATATAAGAAATGAGATCTGACTCTGAATGGCTAAATATTGTGAATACTCATCACAAACTAACAGGAGCTGTAAAACTGATCTCACATATTTGggtaaatacacatatatacaagcatttctgttttgttccttAAGAAGCAGCATTTTCTGAAAAGCGATGAAAATCATCCCATCCTGCCTGAGTGAAAAGCAGTGTAGTATACAGAGGTTAAGAGCCTGACcatggggactcccctggtggcacagcggttaagaatccgcctgccaatgcaggggacgcgggtttgagccctggtccgggaagatcccaccgcaacgaagggtgCCCCCTCTCacagcaactaaagaaagcctgtgtgcagcaacgaagacccaacgcagccaaaaaaaaatacttaaaaaaaaaaaactctattccAGAAAGGCATGCTTCTCCAAAGTCTCCCCTAAAAGTCAAAAATGACCAGAAATTTGGAAATAAGCCAGGCACTATAATGGACCATCTCTGAATGGAGACTCAAACGGAGATAGTAAAGAGGGAGTTGATGAATACAGAGAAACACTTGGGCCAAATTATTTGGAAAACTGTGGTCCTGCAGCCCTGTTGGTTGCATACTGccacaataaatttgaaaacatatcCCTGTAACACAGCAAAGGCCTAATGtgagtgcttttttaaaaatcattgagtagggcttccctggtggcacagtggttgggaatctgcctgccaatgcaggggatacgggttcgagccctggtccaggaagatcccacatgccacggagcagctaagcccgtgcgccacaactactgagcctgtgctctagagcccgcatgccacaactactaaagcccgtgagccacaactactgagcccgtgagccacaactactgaagcccacacgcctagagctggtgctccgcaacaagagaagccactgcaatgagaagcccacgcaccgcaacgaagagtagcccctgctcgccgcaactagagaaaacccacgcacagcaacgaagacccaacgtgccaaaaataaataaataaatttattaaaaatatatatatttaaaaacaataaaatcgtTGATTATACTAATCATATACTGGTATGATAAATTTCTATTCTCTTGTGAACATTTGGCTTATTGTAACTTTTCACTACAATTTGATATAATCCCTACTGATAATCAGATGAAACCTGTGGACCCTCATGCCCAGTAGTTGTTGGGGgggaatacatttttattgataCAGAAAATGGTATATACTATTTCAGATGGTTCACAGACCACTCCCTTCTGACACCCCCATGGGCccctagatttaaaaaattgtgattcAGACCAACCTCctgaaaaaactgaggcccaaaggaaTTAGATGACTTTTCCCCTGCCTGTCAACTGGCACACTGGATAGAGCCCAGTTCTTCTAATCCCTCCCCACCTCATACACACCATACATGTAAGGAAACTGCTCTTTTCACAATCTCAGGCTACTTCCCTTTATATATGCAACACTGAGGTGGAGGGAGCAGGAGAATGGTTCAATCACTGCTTAACACCTCAGTACCTCAGGGTTAATGGCTTATTCCCTGATAAGCCCTCAGGAGTTTCACCTACAGCAAATCCTCTAGGCCTTTAGAAGAAACTGTCAAGAGGCCTCTACAGTCAGGCCCTAGGACTCCATGATTCAACCTTTCCAATAAAAGGAGACCAAGGAGCCCAACCTCTCCATGGCTAGCCAAGTGAGTCACAAAAGTCGCATGAAGGTGTGAACGTAAGTGTCTTAGCTGTTCTGGGTTCCAAGCTTAGGGTGGGTGTCGGGGAAGAGTTTTCAGTACAAAAACAGGCAATGCCACTCATATGCCCTCCACTCTGGGGAAATGCCTCAATTTAGAGACTAAACAAATTCAGATGACTCTTTTGtgagttgggggaaaaaagaagtacAAAGATTGCCCACCAGTCAAATAACCTAATCATGTCAGACAGTCTGTATTCATTTATGTACTCTTTCTCTCACTAGACACTAATGGAATACCTGCTTAAGGTTCAACAGGACTCAAAGGAAATGAGCCACAGGATTATAAGGAGTTCAGGGCAAAGACAGAGGACTTCCAAACTAGGGGGGGAGGAGAGACCAAGGAAGGTTTCCTCGGAGAAGACACATGAACAAAACCCTGGAGCTTGTAGAAGGCCTGTCACATCATGTCCAATGCAAGCTAAATCCAACTGTGGCTCTTCTTGTAATGACCTTCAACTCATCTTCAAACagtataacaaagtaaataagagaatgagagagacagagagacgcAGAGAACCTTTTTCAACTGAGAGCAAGGTCCACAGGGACAATGAGAGAGATCCAGGGCCCCCAAGAGAACTGCTGGGGATCACTGTCACTCGGAACCACTGTGGGCCACACCAGGGGGGCCGGCATACCTATAGCGGGATGAATTCAGAAGCTGCAACAGGGGTGAGCCCCCTGGGACCCAACCAGGCAGAAAGAACTTGGAACAGCTGGAGTGCTCCAgtgaagggggttgggggagagccAGACATGCCCTGGAGTCTAAAGCCCTACGCCTTAACTGGACAAGCTGGGATGATGACTTACGCAAAAAGGTATCCTCCTTGTCAAAGGGGCCCAATCAAAGCCACTCCCCCACCTAGCCTTACAGGCCTTGCTGCTCAGTAAAAGTAAAGTGCAATCAGCACCAGGGGCCCTGGTCACACAGTCCTGAGGTCCTGAAAGCCCAAAAGGCGCCCTGCAATCTCTACCCACATTACAACACACTTAAGTCAGAGTCCAAGTCAGTCAAGCACTCAACCTTTAAAACGCTCTGCAAAGGAGGGCAGAGGGCCGGAAAAGGAACGTTCAACCCTAAGTACTAGCTTTCCGACAAGGGGCTAACTCCAAACCACTCCCCTGATGAGCAAAGAGATAGGAATTTCAGGGACCGCCCAACTTCCTCCCTTAAAGGGCCGCTTCGCTGTTAACATCAAACTCCGGGCCAGAACACGCGAAGGTGGGGGGCGCGGGGCCCCACCCTAGGCCGGCGGGGTCGCGGTAGGcggccccccttccccacccggCCCTATTTTCTGCCCAAAAGCCCCGGCACTAGTTCCGCCCTCCGCGGCCCGCTCCTTCCGTCCGGGCCAGCTAGCGGCGCGGACGGCGGGCATGGGCGCCCCCCGGTCCGCGCCCCGCCAGGCGCCCGGCTACCTACCGCAGCGCCGCCCGCCTCATGGCGCTTGCCCGCCGCCGCCCACGTGACCACAGACCCGGGACCCGCGCGCCGGTCGGCGGAGGGAAGTTGGGGCAATGGAAGGCGGGAGGGGGATCGCGGGCGCCGGACTAGACCTTGCTCCCCAGGACCGCACCCTTGCAGCGCGgccgcgggcgggggcggggcctcgtTGCCCGGGGGCGGGGCCACGCTGCGCATGAAGGCCCACTCTTTGGCGAGAAGCTGGAGTTAGTCTCGCTCCTCCATTGTTGATTCAATGCATCAGGCGGCACCGCTGGGGTGTGACTAGAGGCTAGGTGCAGCCGCATCCTTGGAGCTTGTCTCCGTTATCCCGCTTCGCTGAAGGCTGCGCGACCTTCACCCCCAAGCCCTGGCTCCCGGTCGGCCCTTAGCTGCACGTTGGAATCTTCTGGGCAGCTTTccaaaatactgatgcctgggccccaccctATGGAGATTCTGAATTAAGGGTGCAGCCTGGTCTTCAGGATGTCTAAAGGCGCCCCAGGTGATGCTAACGTAAGCAAAGGTTGAAAGCCTTTACCCGAAGGGGAAAAAATTGTTCCTCTCCTAATTTCGGTCTGCCCCCTAGTGTTTGACAGTTGGAGATCTTGGCCCGCCCAGAGAGATTCAAGGCCAAAAAGTTAAGATGATTTTTACCCTAGAATCtgattttccatttcattcaACGAATTCTTATTCAGCTGTTTGCAGTGCGCAAGACGCTGTAGATTCTGGAGAtgcaacaaaacagacaaaactcccTGCCCTTAGGGGGCTTACGTTATAGGGAAGGAAAACAAGTCAGCAAGCAAGTTAGCAAATTATATCGTTTCAAACGTGATAAAGCGGTCTAAGGAGGAAATAAGGTAATGAGGGGGGATCTTTCCAGAATACATGCCCGTCTTGCTTTGTCCTTGAAGATGGTAATTTCCTAAAAGGCAGGGTTGATATCGTCTTGCTTTGTCCTTGAAGATGGTAATTTCCTAAAAGGCAGGGTTGATATCGTATGCTTTTTCTGATACCCCATGCTTACTAAAAATTTGTCAATTTTAATTAAgctggctttttttaaaaatcactttatgaATTACAAATGGAGCACAGTCTTTggcttcctctttcctctccaccTAACTTTCCCTGCTTTTATCAGTCCCACATCCAGAAGACTCTCCTTTTGGCCTGCAGGGATCTCGCCTTCCTTTTTATTCATGTTGTCCATACCTTTTCAGTgacggttttgttttgttttgtggcagCTAtactgaaaccgagcaggaccctacagGGCCTTCCCAGGTAcagattcccccctcccccaccatatATCCTGCCTCTCGTTtatagaaaagctttagcctcctaggccttccccaagttctatgaagcaaatttaatcagagaagtgagaagatacagaaacaaaggaaaaacagtcaagcaagacaaaataataataatttagccataaagcaaagtcaaggacctttagcgCCTCCTCAAGagctatagataatatcctgagccacaTCCTTgatttgttttgcagatactgaagcccccgccaggtgggagaagtttactgcatgctgcccacaagcacgtagaccccagaccagctggaaccagaagATTGATGAAGTTTAACTCCCAAAATACCACCAACCAATACCACTCAccgccaaccaatcagaagaatgtccacaagctgatcaggcCCCCTACAATCCTCACCTGTAATGTGGCCTTTAAaagcccttccctgaaagccatcagggagttcgggccttttgagcatgagctgccctaTCTTGTTGCTTGACCCCACTTTGGGCGCCTTGCAATAAACActatactttccttcaccacaacccggtgtcagtagattggctttaccaTGAGTCAGGTGAGCAGACCcaggtttggtttggtaacaataCTTCCTTATACTCTACCACACCTAACACagtgcaataaatattttatcgAATTATACTTTTTGGTTGGTTTTTACTTGAACTTTCAGTTGAGGCAATAGTAggttcagggaaaaaaattaagttcaagAGAATTTTTTAGGTTACATAGATGGTGTAATGATAGGTAGGGGTAGCTTGTAATTTTGTGCAATCAAGTCACCTTCCAGCCAGACACATTCTCATCAGTGTATAATCAGGGTATAAACAGTGTCAATTGGGCTGGAACAGCTAGAACCAGGGACTCAATGCCATGAAGATGCCTCTTCTCCATCACTTATCTTTGCTTTACTTTGCATActggcttcattcttttttctctgaataaTGGCTTCCTCCACATGGCCAAAGCAGCTCCTGAACTTTACATTTTACAATCACAGACACATCCACATGCTTGGAGACTGACCCAAAAATCTGTATCCCAAATACAAAAAGCCCTGAAAAGAGATTCATTGGCCCAGGTGGGATCAGATACACACCCCTGGACTGGTCAACTGTGGCAGCAGGGCAAGGTGATGGGACTGGCCCATTTGACTTACCAGGAACCTCCTTACCCAGGCCCATGGACAGGTCACGATCTACTAGTATGGCTATTTCCATAAGTAGCCTCTCAGAGGGGGATGTGGAGCACTCCGTAGAAAAGGAGTACAGAGCAACCAACCCCACAGATGTCCCACTGcagatgttatttatttatttattttatattttctttttggctgtgttgggtcttcgttgctgcacgcgggctttctctagttgcggcgagcggggacttctcattgcagtggtttctcttgttgcggagcacgggctctaggtgcacgggcttcagtagttgtggcatgtgggctcagtagttgtggcacgcgggctcagtagttgtggcacacgggctctagagcgcaggttcagtagttgtgatgcacgggcttagttgctctgcagcacgtgggatcttcccagaccagggctcgaacctgtgtcccctgcattggcaggcgattcttaaccactgcaccaccagggaagtcccagatgttatttaaagagaaaaaaaatgatctcaTCACTTAGCCCACTTACCTTAGTTCTAACCTCAGGGAACCCCTGCTAAAACCCAGCCAGCCCAGCATTCAACCAcatatctacaattatctcaattgGCAGCATGCGTAAAATTCTTAAAACAGCTTAGCAACCctcatttctgtgtgtgtggtggtagTGGGGTTGTAAGTGTGGTATATGCTATACCAAATTTTGGACAGCAGGGATAGAAAGGAAAGTGGTCGCAAAATCAGGCCAGGAAACATGCAACAGTTGTATGGTGGTGAGAATCTGTCCTGAATAACAGATTCTCCACCCCACCTGTTTGCTGTTATTCTCCGTTAGTTCTATTCTGAAATGGTATCAAATGTATCATTAAAACCAAAGACGCCTCATCATACACTGACAGATACATAAGACATTATCAATGTCATTATTATTACAAGTAgaagaataatataaaataacaaaacctAACAATACGTTATCAGTTCAACCTAGTATTAAGAGTGAAAAGTATCTAGTAAGCATCCTTGGGCTGCTAAACCATAGATATTTTTGGATATCTAATTCAGGTAGAAAATGTTCTTGGAAAACTATGTCATCAACTTTCAAACAAATTGATTCATGCTATTATTTCATTAGGATAGagaaaccactttttaaaaaatagcttattTCCCAGACTAGAGATTATACAAAAGGATCTAGAATAAAGTtgtgagggggaggaggaaaccATGGAAAGGTGATTTTCCCCCTAAACCTGAAAGACTAGTGAGCTGTTACATGAAAATGCTTAGTATTATACCCACTTGTTCCAACAGAAGTAAAACCCAGGCTAGGCAATTTCAAAACAGTGGTAATTTTTTATCACTTTCCTTACCTTTCCTCAGCTCCACCTTTATGACTGCTCATCAAATCCAAGTGTTGAAAGCTTTTATGTCTTTAGCAATGCTCTTTTTCCTCTAACAATTTCCTCTTGCTTAAAAATGGCAGTGGACTCGTTGTTGCTCCCGAGGCTTCAGTGCCTTTAGATAGTAAAGCATGAGCAATAAAGAATTAGAATGTGTGTGAGAACCAGCATCCTAGAAGGAGCAGCAGGAATCCAGTCTACATCATCCTGGCACAGTTTAGTGCTACGCCCTCTTGTTAGCACATTCACGATGAACTTACTTCAGATTGTGCGTGACCACTGGGTACATATACTTGTCCCTGTGGGATTTGTCGTTGGATGTTACCTAGACAGAAAGAATGATGAAAAGCTAATTGCCTTCCGGAACAAGAGTCTGTTATATAAAAGGGAATTAAGACCCAGTGAAGAAGTCACCTGGAAGTAAAGGCTGCTGCTGAATTACAGAATGttcacagtttttaaattataagagaaataaaaacacattcattacttaatttgaaaaaaaaaatggcaaacatGTAAAACATGTCATACTATTAGTGACATGGGATCAGAGGGTCTCTTCAGGATAGGACATCTTCATTTCAGGGTGTCCTCTTCAATAAAGATGTCTCTTTAGGATAGGACATCTTCATTTCAGGGTGTCCTCTTCAATAAAGATGTCTCTTTCAATAAAATAGGACTTAAAAGGTAAAATTTCAGTGGGCAACTCTCCTACCCACGCCTAATCTTCTGATCATTCTTCACCTTGTCACGGCCACCCTCCTTCCCACTTCATACACTTTCTCCAACAAATTCAGTTCTCTTCCATTCGTTCCTCCCTCTGCATCCTATTTCTCTCCATTCTCTTGTCCACCCACTTTCCATCATTTTTTTCACACCACCCCAACTGCTACCATCCCAGCTGGGAAATAGAGCCTCCCTTCAGACCCCTAGGCAGCCCATTCAGCTGGGCCAGCGTAGGAGCCAACCCTGCCATTCCTCAGCCCAAGGAAAATCAACAAGTACCTCTGATACAATTACAGCTGCACCAGGATGCATAGCCATAGAGGGAACAAAGCTATAAACATACTTCACTATCTCTG
Coding sequences:
- the LOC133082393 gene encoding NADH dehydrogenase [ubiquinone] 1 beta subcomplex subunit 1; this translates as MNLLQIVRDHWVHILVPVGFVVGCYLDRKNDEKLIAFRNKSLLYKRELRPSEEVTWK